In Zobellia roscoffensis, the following are encoded in one genomic region:
- a CDS encoding restriction system-associated AAA family ATPase → MRLKSVEILGSEFSSLKPNYRFEFNNSKDTTQLSTKIFAGLNGSGKSNLLELFSKIFYFLELYHLPSASEENRLDKNFGFIIEYYLPYVAVQTAIHQQDQEQYLVRISKKIGEHPEFSLHYNNEKDSRRIDYTGPEGETKDILPKKVIAYTSGQNELLSNPYYKVRYHYFKQLETDKQKGPNHNPMEKNTLFFMDYESNFSVFICNMLLANKVNLDYYKQILAIDGLSSFRITLNLTDYKNKNVVLGYRLEKELQRLKLCATSYYEEKGKKGFKSKVILDYKVNNATIEAFKFHFKNAFDLFKVFYEFDTLNLYMVPVMTRKLIMNAHETLNLSDEMPKADPSSLVFRIEKITVDKIINRSENEIKEIYYKSLSDGEHQFSQVIGSVLMMEEPGCLFLFDEPNTHFNPMWRAKMISILNKITGIEFDSNKRVSKVRQQEVILTTHSPFVISDSFKENVYKFENGKFSNPELQTHGSSITFLLELIFNRDISISDFSNEKLIELKESIHTKEDIAKVKKSLLNFGESIEKFDIYTFLMEKEEEFKDDKDGDNLMPPTTNDLQLQ, encoded by the coding sequence ATGAGATTAAAAAGTGTTGAAATATTAGGAAGTGAATTTAGTAGCTTAAAACCAAACTATCGTTTTGAGTTTAACAACTCTAAGGATACGACACAACTTTCCACCAAGATTTTTGCAGGCTTAAATGGTAGTGGTAAATCTAATTTACTTGAGCTCTTTTCTAAAATTTTTTACTTCTTAGAATTATACCATTTACCATCAGCCTCTGAGGAAAATAGATTGGACAAAAATTTTGGTTTTATTATTGAGTATTACCTGCCTTATGTAGCTGTGCAAACTGCTATTCATCAGCAAGATCAAGAGCAATATTTAGTAAGGATTTCAAAAAAAATTGGGGAGCACCCTGAATTTTCTTTACACTATAACAATGAAAAAGATTCAAGAAGAATTGATTACACGGGACCCGAAGGTGAAACTAAAGATATACTTCCTAAAAAAGTAATCGCATATACATCTGGCCAAAATGAGTTATTGAGCAACCCATACTACAAAGTACGTTACCATTACTTTAAGCAATTGGAAACTGATAAGCAAAAAGGACCTAACCATAATCCAATGGAGAAAAACACATTATTTTTCATGGATTACGAGTCAAATTTTTCTGTTTTTATTTGCAACATGCTGCTGGCTAATAAAGTGAATCTAGATTATTATAAACAAATTCTTGCCATTGACGGTCTTAGTTCCTTTAGGATAACTTTGAACCTTACTGACTATAAAAACAAAAATGTTGTCTTAGGATACCGATTAGAAAAAGAACTCCAAAGATTAAAGTTATGTGCAACTTCCTATTACGAAGAAAAAGGCAAAAAAGGATTTAAATCTAAAGTGATTTTAGATTATAAAGTAAACAATGCGACAATAGAGGCGTTTAAATTTCATTTCAAGAACGCCTTTGACTTGTTCAAAGTGTTCTATGAGTTTGATACACTCAATTTATATATGGTTCCTGTAATGACCCGTAAATTGATTATGAATGCTCATGAGACCTTAAACTTATCAGATGAAATGCCAAAGGCAGATCCATCAAGTCTGGTATTTAGAATAGAGAAGATAACCGTTGATAAGATTATTAACAGATCAGAAAACGAAATCAAGGAAATTTATTACAAATCCCTATCCGATGGAGAACATCAATTTAGTCAAGTAATAGGGTCGGTTTTAATGATGGAAGAACCAGGTTGTCTATTCCTTTTTGATGAGCCTAATACGCACTTTAACCCTATGTGGCGTGCCAAAATGATAAGCATTCTTAATAAAATTACGGGGATTGAATTTGATAGTAATAAACGGGTTTCAAAGGTTAGACAGCAAGAAGTAATATTGACCACGCACTCCCCTTTTGTAATTTCTGACAGTTTTAAAGAGAATGTTTACAAATTTGAAAATGGAAAATTTTCAAACCCGGAATTACAAACACACGGTAGTTCCATAACCTTTCTTTTAGAACTAATATTTAATAGAGATATCTCCATTTCAGATTTTTCTAATGAAAAATTGATAGAACTAAAAGAAAGTATTCATACAAAAGAGGATATAGCTAAAGTCAAAAAAAGCCTATTAAACTTTGGTGAGTCCATTGAAAAATTTGATATATATACCTTCTTGATGGAAAAAGAGGAAGAATTTAAAGACGATAAAGATGGAGACAATTTAATGCCACCAACGACCAATGATCTACAGCTACAATAA
- a CDS encoding type I restriction-modification system subunit M — protein MSLLQHNPTIKSKIQELWNKFWSGGISNPLTAIEQITYLLFMKKLDENDTDAQSRAEFTGDPFKSRFEGEFQLPNSDLKIEKQQLRWSEFKRLPGEEMLQRVQQYVFPFIKTLDTNDSPFVKHMRNAVFIIPKPSLLVEAVKIIDSIYEEMDRDASEKGQDFQDIQGDVYEYLLSEIASAGKNGQFRTPRHIIKLLVELVAPQLGNRIADPACGTGGFLLDAYQYLVTQLDKEKGTRETDEDGFIRSSKASRFDEKTKAILDASLQGYDIDQTMVRLGLMNLMMHGIESPQIDYTDTLSKSYNETSQYDVVLANPPFTGNIDKGDINESLQLSTTKTELLFIERIYQMLRMGGTAGIVVPQGVLFGSGKAFKEARKLMIEKSELKAVITAPSGVFKPYAGVSTALLIFTKGGETENVWFYDMQSDGYSLDDKRGKLEGYGDLQDIVIKYKSAKPASENDRKRKHFTVPKKEIVAEGYDLSFSRYKEEVYEEIKYEKPEVILEKLMGVNGLEAQISKKLNELKELF, from the coding sequence ATGAGCTTATTACAACATAATCCAACCATAAAATCAAAAATTCAGGAACTCTGGAATAAATTCTGGAGTGGTGGCATCTCTAACCCACTGACCGCTATTGAGCAGATCACCTATCTGCTTTTTATGAAGAAATTGGATGAAAATGATACCGATGCTCAATCACGAGCGGAATTTACAGGAGACCCTTTTAAATCTCGTTTTGAAGGAGAGTTTCAATTGCCCAATAGTGACCTTAAAATTGAAAAGCAACAGTTACGTTGGAGCGAATTTAAACGATTACCCGGTGAAGAAATGTTGCAACGGGTACAGCAATATGTGTTTCCGTTTATCAAGACCTTGGATACCAATGATTCCCCCTTTGTAAAACATATGCGCAATGCCGTTTTTATCATTCCTAAACCATCGCTGTTGGTAGAGGCGGTGAAGATTATAGATAGCATCTATGAGGAAATGGATAGGGATGCCTCTGAAAAGGGACAGGATTTTCAGGATATACAAGGGGATGTATATGAATACTTATTAAGCGAAATAGCAAGTGCGGGTAAAAACGGTCAATTTAGAACACCACGCCATATCATTAAATTATTGGTGGAATTGGTTGCTCCACAATTGGGTAATCGTATTGCAGATCCAGCTTGTGGTACAGGTGGCTTTTTGTTGGATGCTTATCAATATTTAGTAACTCAATTAGATAAAGAGAAAGGTACACGAGAAACCGACGAAGACGGATTTATACGCTCTAGCAAGGCATCAAGATTTGATGAAAAGACAAAAGCAATTTTAGATGCCAGCCTTCAAGGCTACGATATAGACCAAACCATGGTACGTTTGGGGTTGATGAACCTGATGATGCACGGTATAGAAAGTCCTCAGATAGATTATACCGACACCCTTAGTAAAAGTTATAATGAAACCAGCCAATACGATGTGGTATTGGCCAACCCACCCTTTACAGGTAATATAGATAAGGGAGATATTAATGAAAGCTTGCAATTGAGTACGACCAAGACCGAACTGCTTTTTATAGAACGTATTTACCAAATGCTGCGCATGGGTGGTACGGCCGGTATTGTGGTGCCACAAGGGGTTCTTTTTGGAAGTGGAAAGGCCTTTAAGGAAGCCCGCAAGTTGATGATAGAAAAAAGTGAGCTTAAAGCGGTAATAACGGCGCCAAGTGGCGTTTTTAAACCATATGCCGGGGTTAGTACTGCCTTACTCATTTTTACCAAGGGTGGTGAAACCGAAAATGTTTGGTTCTATGACATGCAAAGCGATGGCTATAGTTTAGATGACAAACGGGGCAAATTAGAAGGTTATGGAGACTTGCAAGATATTGTCATTAAATATAAAAGTGCAAAACCGGCGTCTGAAAATGACCGGAAACGAAAACACTTTACCGTACCCAAAAAGGAGATTGTTGCAGAAGGCTATGATTTGAGTTTCTCCCGTTACAAAGAAGAGGTATATGAGGAAATTAAATATGAAAAGCCCGAAGTAATTTTGGAAAAACTAATGGGAGTAAATGGTTTGGAAGCTCAAATTTCCAAAAAGTTGAACGAATTAAAGGAGTTGTTTTGA
- a CDS encoding restriction endonuclease subunit S has protein sequence MKMQSKNIAQIAEVVAGQSPPSDSYNDIAEGLPFYQGKTDFGAINPIPRKWCTNPKKIAETNDILMSVRAPVGPVNLANEKACIGRGLGAIRAKRQNDFRYIYYFLKNNQELVSRYSTGSTFKSISKRDIERIKIYVPKDPLDQKRIAQVLTDCEELIAKRKESIALLDELLKSTFLELFGDPALNNKNFSVQNVEDIISSKPVNGISLPKSSYKDDGVEMVHMSDLFYDIVKRGELKRVKIPENFITKYGLNSDDILIARRSLNFEGAAKACLIPKSDEPLVFESSMIRLTPNQDLILPIYLFHFFNNERAKKKYVLKRVTKSTISGINQSNLKLIEVICPPLQLQKAFAKIVDKVNETKELYQNHLNELENLYARLSQDAFKGELDLSKVVLREEFSTKNNSTEIQQEYLKSEEQPKIIYKEKVSLPPITDEEAEDMKWESFDPEEPLKLRIEDVSSEFLADLIKERFRNHHFSMEMLRKCFKEEQKMEISYYSSEQLKKKPHLHEQQDLKKFIFSSIVLESGKNRNPYLKLEQAFYDAQKENFDLKLSARDYKIFKEKDVHQRSGIYFKILG, from the coding sequence ATGAAAATGCAATCCAAAAACATAGCCCAGATAGCAGAGGTAGTTGCCGGTCAATCTCCACCTTCTGACAGTTATAATGATATAGCTGAAGGGCTTCCGTTTTATCAAGGCAAAACTGATTTTGGTGCTATAAATCCTATTCCTAGAAAATGGTGCACTAACCCTAAGAAAATCGCTGAAACCAATGACATACTAATGTCTGTTAGGGCGCCAGTAGGTCCTGTTAATTTGGCCAATGAAAAGGCTTGTATAGGAAGAGGGTTAGGAGCAATAAGAGCTAAAAGACAAAATGATTTTAGATACATTTATTATTTTTTAAAAAACAATCAAGAATTAGTCTCTAGATATTCTACGGGTTCAACTTTCAAATCAATATCAAAAAGGGATATTGAAAGAATTAAAATTTATGTTCCAAAAGACCCTTTAGACCAAAAACGCATAGCGCAAGTCCTGACCGATTGTGAAGAACTCATTGCCAAGCGCAAAGAAAGTATTGCCCTTTTAGATGAGTTGTTGAAAAGTACTTTTTTGGAGCTATTTGGGGATCCTGCTTTGAATAATAAAAATTTTTCAGTGCAAAATGTTGAGGATATAATTTCGAGCAAACCGGTTAACGGTATTTCACTACCCAAATCTTCGTATAAAGATGATGGAGTTGAAATGGTACATATGTCAGACTTATTTTATGATATAGTAAAACGCGGAGAATTAAAAAGAGTGAAAATTCCAGAAAATTTTATTACAAAATATGGATTAAACTCGGATGACATTTTAATAGCTAGAAGATCACTGAATTTTGAAGGTGCTGCAAAAGCATGTTTAATACCAAAAAGTGATGAACCTTTAGTATTCGAATCTTCAATGATTCGGCTAACTCCAAATCAAGATTTAATATTACCTATATATCTTTTTCATTTTTTCAACAATGAGAGAGCAAAAAAAAAGTATGTTTTAAAACGTGTTACAAAATCAACTATATCCGGAATAAATCAGTCAAATTTAAAGCTGATAGAAGTTATTTGCCCTCCACTCCAGTTGCAAAAGGCTTTTGCCAAAATTGTAGATAAGGTTAACGAAACTAAAGAGCTATATCAAAACCATTTAAATGAGCTTGAAAACCTTTATGCTCGCTTAAGTCAAGATGCATTTAAAGGTGAGTTAGATTTGAGTAAGGTAGTTTTGAGGGAGGAGTTTTCAACAAAAAATAATAGTACTGAAATCCAACAAGAATATCTTAAGTCTGAAGAGCAACCCAAAATCATATACAAAGAAAAGGTTTCTCTTCCTCCCATAACGGATGAGGAAGCGGAAGACATGAAATGGGAAAGTTTTGACCCAGAAGAACCCCTGAAACTTAGAATAGAAGATGTCAGTTCAGAGTTTTTAGCAGACCTTATAAAAGAACGTTTTAGAAACCACCATTTTTCAATGGAAATGTTAAGAAAGTGTTTTAAAGAAGAACAAAAAATGGAAATAAGCTACTATTCTTCTGAACAGTTAAAAAAGAAACCACATTTACACGAGCAACAAGATTTAAAGAAGTTTATTTTCTCATCCATTGTTTTAGAGTCGGGTAAAAACCGCAACCCGTATTTAAAGTTAGAGCAAGCTTTTTATGATGCCCAAAAAGAAAATTTTGATTTAAAATTAAGCGCTAGAGACTATAAAATCTTCAAAGAAAAAGATGTGCATCAACGTTCTGGCATCTATTTTAAAATATTGGGATGA